A window of the Pogona vitticeps strain Pit_001003342236 chromosome 4, PviZW2.1, whole genome shotgun sequence genome harbors these coding sequences:
- the HM13 gene encoding signal peptide peptidase isoform X1: protein MRRGALPALKGTCPWVLARLSAAGPEVRTVVGPPAEEAEAMEQAEACTGKGESASAGARPPATPEGVALAYGSLVVMALLPIFFGALRSVTCAKGKNASDMPETITSRDAARFPIVASCTLFGLYLFFKIFSQEYINLLLSMYFFVLGILALSHTISPMMNKLFPANFPNKQYQLLFTQGSGESKEEAAKDDSPGVAFVAEIVNYEFDTKDLVCLAMSSVVGVWYLLRKHWIANNLFGLAFSLNGVELLHLNNVSTGCILLGGLFIYDVFWVFGTNVMVTVAKSFEAPIKVVFPQDLLERGLEADHFAMLGLGDIVIPGIFIALLLRFDISLKKNTHTYFYASFVAYIFGLGLTIFIMHVFKHAQPALLYLVPACIGFPLLVALVKGEVAEMFSYEENTNPKEVPAVDAKEGKTELEKKDK, encoded by the exons ATGCGTCGCGGGGCACTTCCGGCTCTTAAGGGAACGTGTCCCTGGGTGCTGGCGAGGCTTTCGGCGGCCGGGCCGGAAGTGCGGACCGTGGTGGGGCCCCCAGCGGAGGAGGCCGAGGCGATGGAGCAGGCTGAGGCGTGCACCGGGAAGGGGGAGTCGGCTTCGGCCGGGGCGCGGCCCCCCGCCACCCCGGAAGGGGTCGCGCTGGCCTACGGCAGCCTGGTGGTGATGGCCCTGCTGCCCATTTTCTTCGGGGCGCTGCGCTCCGTCACCTGCGCGAAAGGGAAG AATGCTTCAGATATGCCGGAGACCATTACCAGCCGAGACGCTGCCCGTTTCCCTATCGTTGCTAGCTGCACACTCTTCGGCCTTTATCTCTTcttcaaa ATCTTCTCTCAAGAATACATCAACCTGCTGCTCTCCATGTATTTCTTTGTCCTGGGGATCCTTGCCCTTTCTCACACCATCAG CCCCATGATGAACAAGCTCTTCCCAGCCAATTTCCCCAACAAACAGTACCAGCTCCTCTTTACTCAAGGCTCTGGGGAATCTAAGGAAG AAGCTGCTAAAGATGACAGCCCCGGGGTGGCTTTTGTTGCAGAGATTGTGAACTATGAATTCGACACGAAGGACCTGGTGTGCTTGGCCATGAGCAGTGTGGTTGGCGTCTGGTATCTGCTGAGGAAG CACTGGATTGCCAACAACCTCTTTGGCCTGGCCTTCTCTCTCAACGGGGTGGAGCTCCTACACTTGAATAACGTCAGCACGGGATGTATTCTCCTTGGTGGCCTCTTCATTTACGACGTCTTCTGG GTCTTTGGCACCAATGTGATGGTGACTGTGGCAAAGTCGTTTGAGGCACCCATCAAAG TGGTTTTCCCCCAAGATCTGCTCGAGAGGGGCTTGGAAGCTGACCACTTCGCCATGCTGGGCTTGGGGGATATTGTTATCCCAG GAATTTTCATTGCCCTACTGTTGCGTTTTGACATCAG CCTCAAGAAGAACACACACACCTACTTCTACGCCAGTTTTGTGGCTTACATCTTCGGCCTGGGCCTCACGATCTTCATCATGCACGTCTTCAAACACGCCCAG CCTGCTCTGCTGTACCTGGTCCCCGCCTGCATCGGCTTCCCTCTCCTGGTCGCGCTGGTGAAGGGAGAAGTGGCGGAGATGTTCAG
- the HM13 gene encoding signal peptide peptidase isoform X2 → MRRGALPALKGTCPWVLARLSAAGPEVRTVVGPPAEEAEAMEQAEACTGKGESASAGARPPATPEGVALAYGSLVVMALLPIFFGALRSVTCAKGKNASDMPETITSRDAARFPIVASCTLFGLYLFFKIFSQEYINLLLSMYFFVLGILALSHTISPMMNKLFPANFPNKQYQLLFTQGSGESKEEIVNYEFDTKDLVCLAMSSVVGVWYLLRKHWIANNLFGLAFSLNGVELLHLNNVSTGCILLGGLFIYDVFWVFGTNVMVTVAKSFEAPIKVVFPQDLLERGLEADHFAMLGLGDIVIPGIFIALLLRFDISLKKNTHTYFYASFVAYIFGLGLTIFIMHVFKHAQPALLYLVPACIGFPLLVALVKGEVAEMFSYEENTNPKEVPAVDAKEGKTELEKKDK, encoded by the exons ATGCGTCGCGGGGCACTTCCGGCTCTTAAGGGAACGTGTCCCTGGGTGCTGGCGAGGCTTTCGGCGGCCGGGCCGGAAGTGCGGACCGTGGTGGGGCCCCCAGCGGAGGAGGCCGAGGCGATGGAGCAGGCTGAGGCGTGCACCGGGAAGGGGGAGTCGGCTTCGGCCGGGGCGCGGCCCCCCGCCACCCCGGAAGGGGTCGCGCTGGCCTACGGCAGCCTGGTGGTGATGGCCCTGCTGCCCATTTTCTTCGGGGCGCTGCGCTCCGTCACCTGCGCGAAAGGGAAG AATGCTTCAGATATGCCGGAGACCATTACCAGCCGAGACGCTGCCCGTTTCCCTATCGTTGCTAGCTGCACACTCTTCGGCCTTTATCTCTTcttcaaa ATCTTCTCTCAAGAATACATCAACCTGCTGCTCTCCATGTATTTCTTTGTCCTGGGGATCCTTGCCCTTTCTCACACCATCAG CCCCATGATGAACAAGCTCTTCCCAGCCAATTTCCCCAACAAACAGTACCAGCTCCTCTTTACTCAAGGCTCTGGGGAATCTAAGGAAG AGATTGTGAACTATGAATTCGACACGAAGGACCTGGTGTGCTTGGCCATGAGCAGTGTGGTTGGCGTCTGGTATCTGCTGAGGAAG CACTGGATTGCCAACAACCTCTTTGGCCTGGCCTTCTCTCTCAACGGGGTGGAGCTCCTACACTTGAATAACGTCAGCACGGGATGTATTCTCCTTGGTGGCCTCTTCATTTACGACGTCTTCTGG GTCTTTGGCACCAATGTGATGGTGACTGTGGCAAAGTCGTTTGAGGCACCCATCAAAG TGGTTTTCCCCCAAGATCTGCTCGAGAGGGGCTTGGAAGCTGACCACTTCGCCATGCTGGGCTTGGGGGATATTGTTATCCCAG GAATTTTCATTGCCCTACTGTTGCGTTTTGACATCAG CCTCAAGAAGAACACACACACCTACTTCTACGCCAGTTTTGTGGCTTACATCTTCGGCCTGGGCCTCACGATCTTCATCATGCACGTCTTCAAACACGCCCAG CCTGCTCTGCTGTACCTGGTCCCCGCCTGCATCGGCTTCCCTCTCCTGGTCGCGCTGGTGAAGGGAGAAGTGGCGGAGATGTTCAG